The following proteins are encoded in a genomic region of Magallana gigas chromosome 1, xbMagGiga1.1, whole genome shotgun sequence:
- the LOC117685132 gene encoding uncharacterized protein, which yields MSELDFSATDDERLHLQIDETMETETDESLETGKRDAFRSITSDSDSESILTKKPSASLRRSPRKKSQKATQRSVLMPNSETDDTTKEITTSTPLRRSPRKQRQETRRPAIACAQEDTESEDETYLSAATNMQKEKTAKSKKSKTQSGQSERLSSLNSSKSSGKNQGLHGHIKEILQNQREILSHLGVLTKELKGLRTDIDNKRDEVKEPVSVPNRIRNAVIEYFTNGEEIELKGDYKKRFYDEVNSEFTDYIKRSVKGVAPDVTNEVLDTAVKRYFTSKKEAANRKSRNKETIRKQRQATYERKKENENSPAETHAQTQNPYQDSPRSCAACKNRMTVVMGQTHQDSGNN from the exons ATGTCGGAGTTAGATTTTAGTGCGACGGACGATGAAAGACTTCATCTACAAATCGACGAGACAATGGAAACAGAGACGGACGAAAGCCTGGAAACAGGAAAAAGGGACGCCTTTCGTTCGATAACTTCCGATTCAGACTCCGAGTCTATCTTGACAAAG AAACCCTCTGCAAGCTTAAGGCGGTCACCCAGAAAGAAATCACAAAAAGCAACGCAGAGAAGTGTTCTCATGCCAAATTCAGAAACTGATGATACCACAAAG GAAATTACAACAAGCACTCCTTTGAGGCGGTCACCTAGGAAACAAAGGCAAGAAACAAGAAGACCTGCAATTGCATGTGCTCAAGAAGACACAGAATCAGAAGATGAAACATACTTATCTGCTGCAACTAATATGCAAAAAGAG aaaactgcaaaatcaaagaaatcaaaGACCCAGTCTGGACAATCTGAAAGACTTTCATCTTTGAATAGCTCAAAATCTAGTG GAAAAAACCAAGGTCTACATGGGCATATTAAAGAAATACTGCAAAACCAAAGAGAAATTCTTAGTCATTTAGGAGTTTTGACGAAGGAGTTAAAGGGACTTCGAACAGACATTGATAACAAAAGAGATGAAGTTAAGGAACCAGTATCAGTTCCAAATCGAATAAGG aatgcTGTGATAGAATATTTTACAAATGGAGAGGAGATAGAGCTGAAAGGGGATTATAAAAAAAG attttatGATGAAGTCAACTCTGAATTCACAGATTATATAAAAAGAAGTGTGAAGGGGGTTGCTCCTGATGTCACAAATGAAGTTTTGGATA CTGCTGTAAAACGATACTTTACATCAAAAAAAGAAGCTGCTAACAGGAAATcaagaaataaagaaacaatACGTAAGCAGAGGCAGGCCACATACGAGAGGAAGAAAGAG aatgaaAACAGTCCCGCAGAAACGCATGCACAAACTCAAAACCCGTATCAAGACAGCCCGCGCTCTTGCGCGGCCTGTAAAAACAGGATGACGGTTGTCATGGGTCAGACTCATCAGGATTCAGGCAACAACTGA